A part of Candidatus Rokuibacteriota bacterium genomic DNA contains:
- a CDS encoding cobalamin B12-binding domain-containing protein, with translation MSAAGTQRPLAGKRILVAKPGLDGHDIGAKIVALALRDAGAEVVYTGLRKSPEAIARAAVDEGADAVGLSVLSGSHRELVAETLERLRALGAGEIPIFVGGTIPAEDHAVLRAWGVRGVFTSDMRLEDVVDAVARALA, from the coding sequence GTGAGCGCTGCCGGCACGCAGCGCCCGCTCGCCGGCAAGCGCATCCTCGTCGCGAAGCCGGGGCTCGACGGCCACGACATCGGCGCCAAGATCGTCGCTCTCGCGCTCCGGGACGCCGGCGCCGAGGTGGTCTACACGGGCCTGCGCAAGAGTCCCGAGGCGATCGCGCGCGCCGCCGTGGACGAGGGCGCCGATGCCGTCGGCCTGAGCGTGCTCTCCGGCAGCCACCGGGAGCTGGTGGCCGAGACGCTGGAGCGCCTGCGCGCGCTCGGGGCGGGAGAGATTCCCATCTTCGTGGGCGGGACCATTCCCGCTGAGGATCACGCCGTGCTGCGCGCGTGGGGCGTGCGCGGCGTGTTCACGAGCGACATGCGGCTGGAGGATGTCGTGGACGCGGTCGCGCGGGCGCTGGCGTGA
- a CDS encoding methylmalonyl-CoA mutase family protein translates to MKIIEGTAVEGPAPALTPSGIEVPVVATRDMLRRDDLEAPGEYPFTRGIFPDGYRGRLWTMRQYSGFGSAEESNRRYRFLLEQGQTGLSVALDLPTQCGFDPVDAMARPEVGKVGVSLSNLAEMERLFEGIDLGAISTSFTINGTAAIIYAMYVACAERRGVPRARLTGTIQNDILKEYVARGTWIFPVRPSMRLVADTVLFAQDATPRFNAISIAGAHVRDAGATAVEEIAYTLANAIAYVDELIRRGGEIEKFAPRLSFFFYVHMDFFEEVAKFRAARRLWARLMRDRYGVTDPRGQLFRFGVVCGGSSLTAAQPYNNVVRVAIEAMAAVAGGAQSIFTCAFDEAFQIPTEFSAELALRTQQIIAYESGIARTVDPLGGSYHVEHLTDRMEEAIVAIMDEIERYGGAVRAVEDGWLQSRLAHRALERKRRIDTGETVVVGQNRFRRDDQAEDVGETFRLDPDASRRIVEQYEAVRARRDGGAVVTALDRLEAAAGRDDENLLPYLIDCCHAYATVGEMVARLRARWGDFREPVGL, encoded by the coding sequence ATGAAGATCATCGAAGGGACCGCGGTGGAGGGCCCGGCGCCGGCGCTGACGCCGTCGGGCATCGAGGTGCCGGTGGTGGCGACGCGCGACATGCTGCGGCGGGACGACCTCGAGGCGCCCGGCGAGTATCCGTTCACGCGCGGCATCTTCCCCGACGGCTATCGCGGGCGGCTGTGGACGATGCGGCAGTACTCGGGCTTCGGCTCCGCCGAGGAGTCGAACCGGCGCTACCGGTTCCTGCTCGAGCAGGGCCAGACCGGGCTCTCCGTCGCCCTCGACCTGCCGACCCAGTGCGGGTTCGACCCCGTCGATGCCATGGCGCGCCCGGAGGTCGGCAAGGTCGGCGTCTCGCTCTCGAACCTGGCCGAGATGGAGCGGCTCTTCGAGGGCATCGACCTCGGCGCCATCTCGACCTCCTTCACCATCAACGGCACCGCCGCGATCATCTACGCGATGTACGTCGCGTGCGCCGAGCGGCGCGGCGTGCCGCGGGCGCGGCTCACCGGGACCATCCAGAACGACATCCTGAAGGAGTACGTGGCGCGCGGCACGTGGATCTTCCCGGTCCGGCCGTCGATGCGGCTCGTCGCCGACACCGTGCTCTTCGCCCAGGACGCCACCCCGCGCTTCAACGCCATCTCCATCGCCGGCGCCCACGTCCGCGACGCCGGCGCCACGGCGGTGGAGGAGATCGCCTACACGCTGGCCAACGCGATCGCCTACGTGGACGAGCTGATCCGGCGCGGTGGCGAGATCGAGAAGTTCGCCCCGCGGCTCTCCTTCTTCTTCTACGTCCACATGGATTTCTTCGAGGAGGTCGCGAAGTTCCGCGCCGCGCGCCGGCTGTGGGCGCGGCTCATGCGCGACCGTTACGGCGTCACCGATCCGCGCGGGCAGCTCTTCCGCTTCGGCGTCGTCTGCGGCGGCTCGTCGCTGACCGCCGCCCAGCCCTACAACAACGTGGTGCGAGTGGCCATCGAGGCGATGGCGGCGGTCGCCGGCGGCGCGCAGTCGATCTTCACGTGCGCCTTCGACGAGGCGTTCCAGATCCCGACGGAGTTCTCCGCCGAGTTGGCGCTCCGCACGCAACAGATCATCGCCTACGAGAGCGGGATCGCGCGGACGGTGGACCCGCTGGGGGGCAGCTACCACGTCGAGCACCTCACCGATCGCATGGAGGAGGCGATCGTCGCCATCATGGACGAGATCGAGCGGTACGGCGGCGCCGTGCGCGCCGTCGAGGATGGCTGGCTGCAGTCCCGGCTCGCCCACCGCGCGCTCGAGCGCAAGCGCCGGATCGACACCGGGGAGACGGTCGTCGTCGGCCAGAACCGGTTCCGGCGGGATGATCAGGCCGAGGACGTCGGCGAGACGTTCCGGCTCGATCCCGACGCCAGCCGGCGCATCGTGGAGCAATACGAGGCGGTGCGCGCCCGCCGCGACGGCGGCGCCGTCGTCACCGCGCTCGACCGGCTGGAGGCGGCCGCCGGCCGCGACGACGAGAACCTGCTGCCCTACCTGATCGATTGCTGCCACGCGTACGCGACGGTCGGCGAGATGGTCGCGCGGTTGCGCGCCCGCTGGGGCGACTTCCGCGAGCCGGTGGGGCTGTGA
- a CDS encoding enoyl-CoA hydratase/isomerase family protein — MSAEITAAAADGVLRVTIDRAEKRNALSRALLAELRCVFERAADDESLRLAVLTAAGDRSFAAGGDLRDLASVRTEEAAVAMATEARAALDAVRGFPVPVVAALNGVALGGGAELAIACDLRIAAAHAGIGFVQGRLNIATAWGGGIDLMRLLGPSRALAVLARGEVIPAAQAQALGLVEAVAEAGEPFDVFVGRFVAPLAQQAPQVMRAFKAQAIAERRGQPRAERERTEARLFGLTWVHDDHWTAVERLFVKDRATGGAQ; from the coding sequence GTGAGCGCGGAGATCACGGCCGCGGCGGCCGATGGCGTGCTGCGGGTCACCATCGACCGCGCCGAGAAGCGCAACGCGCTGAGCCGCGCGCTCCTCGCCGAGCTGCGCTGCGTCTTCGAGCGCGCGGCCGACGACGAGAGCCTGCGGCTCGCGGTCCTGACCGCGGCCGGCGACCGCAGCTTCGCGGCCGGCGGCGACCTCCGCGACCTGGCGTCGGTGCGGACGGAGGAGGCGGCCGTCGCGATGGCCACGGAGGCGCGGGCCGCGCTCGACGCCGTGCGGGGGTTCCCGGTGCCGGTCGTGGCGGCGCTCAACGGCGTCGCGCTCGGCGGCGGCGCCGAGCTGGCGATCGCCTGCGACCTGCGCATCGCGGCCGCGCACGCCGGCATCGGGTTCGTCCAGGGCCGGCTCAACATCGCCACCGCGTGGGGCGGGGGCATCGACCTGATGCGCCTGCTCGGCCCGTCGCGCGCCCTGGCGGTCCTCGCCCGGGGCGAGGTGATCCCGGCCGCGCAGGCGCAGGCCCTGGGCCTCGTCGAGGCCGTCGCGGAGGCCGGCGAGCCGTTCGACGTCTTCGTCGGCCGCTTCGTCGCGCCGCTCGCGCAACAGGCGCCGCAGGTCATGCGCGCCTTCAAGGCCCAGGCGATCGCCGAGCGGCGGGGGCAGCCGCGCGCCGAGCGCGAGCGGACCGAGGCGCGGCTCTTCGGCCTCACGTGGGTACACGACGATCACTGGACGGCTGTCGAGCGGCTGTTCGTGAAGGACCGGGCGACGGGAGGAGCGCAATGA